In the genome of Cyanobacterium sp. T60_A2020_053, one region contains:
- a CDS encoding DUF481 domain-containing protein, whose product MIVNLLFWHFFALPLQAQTNDKLFLLNQSLVVIRALDNPLIKAQMLANLTKQYYQQNELAIVKELLKESWEISEQIKQKPEQILHKLSIINLYIEYEEKTSALHHLPILKSAIDKLEDYSLKTAFLMDIANKYEQLGETQQAQIIREEVEISIVKANQPKPSPPPKFPFQEQPLKGKIRLANNSFIADRNLINFNFNSTFSKQWPRNKLNLNLKLWNNYDSSRRIDRQNRFVIDIVSEYQHYWREKFYSFANFGYLQDDFSSVEDRVSFFTGVGFNVWTGSQKHQKLDMQLGIGDLFQNSTLRNKQAPFPVFQYSLNYENLMFTDWKFNQQLTLEIPATNTANYYIDTISKINIPTFEKWSIFGSINFKYISITESNKPNLERRFMFGLEYEL is encoded by the coding sequence TTGATAGTTAATCTTTTATTTTGGCATTTTTTTGCCCTTCCTCTTCAGGCACAAACCAACGATAAACTATTTTTACTCAATCAATCATTGGTGGTGATACGGGCGCTGGATAATCCCCTAATTAAAGCACAAATGTTGGCAAACTTAACTAAACAATATTATCAACAAAATGAGTTAGCCATCGTTAAAGAATTACTAAAAGAATCATGGGAAATTAGTGAGCAAATTAAACAAAAACCAGAACAAATTTTACACAAATTAAGCATCATTAATTTATATATTGAATATGAAGAAAAAACCAGCGCCCTCCACCACTTACCCATATTAAAATCAGCCATAGATAAACTAGAAGATTATTCCCTAAAAACAGCATTTTTGATGGATATTGCTAACAAATATGAACAATTAGGCGAAACACAACAAGCACAAATAATTAGGGAGGAAGTAGAAATAAGTATAGTAAAGGCAAATCAACCAAAGCCATCACCGCCTCCTAAATTTCCATTTCAAGAACAACCATTAAAAGGAAAAATAAGACTTGCAAATAATAGCTTTATAGCCGATAGAAATTTGATTAACTTTAATTTTAATAGTACATTTAGTAAACAATGGCCACGAAATAAATTAAATCTTAATCTTAAATTATGGAATAATTATGATAGTAGTAGAAGGATAGATCGCCAAAATAGATTTGTTATCGATATTGTGTCCGAATATCAACATTATTGGCGGGAAAAATTTTATAGTTTTGCCAATTTCGGTTACTTACAAGATGATTTTAGCAGTGTGGAAGACCGAGTAAGTTTTTTTACAGGAGTCGGTTTTAATGTTTGGACAGGCTCACAAAAACATCAAAAATTAGATATGCAATTAGGCATTGGTGATTTATTTCAAAACTCAACCCTAAGAAATAAACAAGCGCCCTTCCCCGTGTTCCAATATTCCTTAAACTACGAAAATTTAATGTTTACTGATTGGAAATTTAACCAACAATTAACATTAGAAATTCCTGCTACCAATACCGCAAACTATTATATCGATACTATCAGTAAAATTAACATTCCCACCTTTGAAAAATGGTCAATCTTTGGGTCTATTAATTTTAAATATATCAGTATCACTGAATCTAATAAACCCAATTTAGAGCGTCGCTTTATGTTTGGTCTTGAGTATGAATTATGA
- the argB gene encoding acetylglutamate kinase: MNNPVTESEYYKESEATRVRVLSEALPYIQKFAGRTIVVKYGGAAMKDGTLKEGVIRDIVFLASVGVNPVVVHGGGPEINIWLTKLGIEPQFKDGLRVTDAETMDVVEMVLVGRVNKELVALINNAGGRAVGICGKDGNLVKARSVNREKVGFVGEVTSVDSSLVHSLVKSGYVPVISSVAADNEGQAHNINADTIAGEIAAALGAEKLILLTDTPGILHDYKDPSTLLYKLSIQDARDLMDQGVVGGGMIPKVSCCVRSLAQGVKAAHIIDGRIPHALLLEIFTDDGIGSMIVP, encoded by the coding sequence ATGAATAATCCCGTCACAGAAAGTGAATATTACAAAGAGTCAGAAGCAACCAGAGTAAGGGTATTAAGTGAAGCATTACCTTACATCCAAAAATTTGCCGGGCGCACCATCGTGGTCAAATATGGCGGTGCTGCCATGAAAGATGGCACCTTAAAAGAAGGTGTAATTCGAGACATCGTTTTTTTAGCATCCGTGGGAGTTAACCCAGTTGTGGTACACGGTGGAGGACCAGAAATTAACATTTGGTTAACCAAATTGGGTATAGAACCTCAATTTAAGGATGGATTAAGAGTAACGGACGCAGAAACCATGGATGTGGTAGAAATGGTATTGGTGGGCAGAGTAAATAAAGAATTGGTTGCCCTCATTAACAATGCTGGAGGTCGTGCGGTAGGAATTTGTGGCAAAGACGGCAATTTAGTCAAGGCGCGCTCCGTCAATAGAGAGAAAGTTGGTTTTGTGGGGGAAGTTACCAGCGTTGATAGTAGTTTAGTTCATTCTTTAGTAAAAAGTGGTTACGTTCCCGTTATTTCCAGTGTGGCGGCTGATAATGAAGGTCAAGCTCACAACATCAATGCCGATACTATTGCCGGGGAGATTGCGGCGGCGTTGGGCGCTGAGAAATTGATTTTGTTAACCGATACTCCGGGTATTTTGCACGACTATAAAGACCCTTCCACTTTACTATATAAATTATCCATTCAAGATGCCAGAGATTTGATGGATCAAGGGGTTGTCGGTGGTGGAATGATTCCAAAAGTTAGTTGTTGTGTACGCTCCCTTGCTCAAGGGGTGAAAGCAGCACATATTATCGATGGTAGAATCCCCCATGCGCTGTTATTAGAAATTTTTACCGATGATGGTATTGGCTCGATGATTGTTCCGTAG